The nucleotide sequence GAAAAACCTCCCAAAGGAAACAGTGATGAACAGGTTCCTCCTCTTTTGCCACCTCCATCACCAGGCAATGTTCCTCCTTACCCTCCCTATTTTGAGGGAGCTCCGTTTCCTCCTCCCTTATGGTTAAGACACACATATAACCAATGGGTTCCTCAGCCACCACCAAGGACTATAAAGAGGACAAAAAGACGGTTGTCACGAAATAGAGACCCAGGAAGGCTCATCATGAGCACTATTAGACTGAGGCCCAGGCAAGTGCTCTGTGAAAAATGTAAAAACACTCTGAACCCAGAGGAAGCAAACAAGGCCAGGCAAAATGCCAAAACAAGGAGAAAGCTAAGCATTCAGGACAAGGAGCAAAAAAAGCACAGTGATTCTGATTATGTAGAGAAAAGGAATAAaagagaaagaggaggaagaCAAATTTTCTGGGGAATTAGTGCATCGAACTCCAGTTATAAAATATCCTACAGCACGCCACAAGGTAAAGGTGAAGTTGTGAAAATTCCCTCCGGGATTCATGGCTCAGTTAAACCGTTTTGTCCACAGCGGATATTGCAGAATGGAGGGGAGGACCAAGAGGTGAACAGAGACTCTGAACGATATCAGGAAACCAAATGTTTTATGGATAAGTCGGCAAGCAGCCAACTTGCTTCCATTCCAAAACTGAAACTAACTAGGCCTGTGCATTCCAGTGCAGATGTTCCACCTCCAAAAATCAGACTGAAACCTCATCGAATAAATGATGGTCAGAGTGTTTCCATTTATAAAGCAGAACTTATTGATGAGATAAATGTCCTTCAGAGTAGCAGGGAGTCCAATCCTGCTGCATTTTACACTGATGAATCTGCAGATAGAAGTTTAGCAGAGATGTCTTCAGGGAGTTCAGGTGAAGATGATGACTTCAAAAGATTTCCCCAAGGTAAAGATGGACATGATAACTTGGCTTTTCTTATGAATTATCGTAAAAGGAAGGCAGATTCTTCTAGTTTATCAGTGTGTAGCAATGACAGTCTAGATGAATCCAAATCCTCTAGTTCAGAAGTAACATCACCAGAAATGTGTGACTTTTACCTGGTGATGATGCGTCTGTTTCTTCATCTTCAAAAGATGAGCGTAAAATTGTGCCACCATTAACAGTTAGACTACATACACAGAGTGTCTCTAAATGTGTCACTGAAGATGGAAGAACTGTTTCAGTGGGGGATATTGTTTGGGGTAAAATTCATGGTTTTCCATGGTGGCCGGCACGTGTTCTTGACATAAACCTTAGCCAGAAGGAAAATGGAGAACCTTCCTGGCGAGAAGCTAAAGTATCATGGTTTGGTTCTCCAACAACCT is from Mauremys reevesii isolate NIE-2019 unplaced genomic scaffold, ASM1616193v1 Contig115, whole genome shotgun sequence and encodes:
- the LOC120392776 gene encoding LOW QUALITY PROTEIN: PWWP domain-containing protein 2B-like (The sequence of the model RefSeq protein was modified relative to this genomic sequence to represent the inferred CDS: inserted 4 bases in 3 codons): MEEAEAEAKELQVGSWLPVLVEQMVNDTLVVTLSCGERRFTGILLDCTKKSGLFCLPPPSLPKQEEPPAAACTNWVPEDRQPVKGETESQFSSEKPPKGNSDEQVPPLLPPPSPGNVPPYPPYFEGAPFPPPLWLRHTYNQWVPQPPPRTIKRTKRRLSRNRDPGRLIMSTIRLRPRQVLCEKCKNTLNPEEANKARQNAKTRRKLSIQDKEQKKHSDSDYVEKRNKRERXEEDKFSGELVHRTPVXKISYSTPQGKGEVVKIPSGIHGSVKPFCPQRILQNGGEDQEVNRDSERYQETKCFMDKSASSQLASIPKLKLTRPVHSSADVPPPKIRLKPHRINDGQSVSIYKAELIDEINVLQSSRESNPAAFYTDESADRSLAEMSSGSSGEDDDFKRFPQGKDGHDNLAFLMNYRKRKADSSSLSVCSNDSLDESKSSSSEVTSPEMCDFXPGDDASVSSSSKDERKIVPPLTVRLHTQSVSKCVTEDGRTVSVGDIVWGKIHGFPWWPARVLDINLSQKENGEPSWREAKVSWFGSPTTSFLSVSKLSPFSESFKLRFNRKKKGMYRKAITEAAKAVEHLTPEIRDLLTQFET